From a region of the Falco cherrug isolate bFalChe1 chromosome 9, bFalChe1.pri, whole genome shotgun sequence genome:
- the GSN gene encoding gelsolin isoform X3, which produces MVEHAEFSKAGKEPGLQIWRIEKFDLVPVPKNLYGDFFTGDSYLVLNTIKQRSGNLQYDLHFWLGDESSQDERGAAAIFTVQMDDYLQGKAVQHREVQGHESSTFLGYFKSGIKYKAGGVASGFRHVVPNEVTVQRLLQVKGRRTVRATEVPVTWESFNTGDCFILDLGSNIFQWCGSNSNRQERLKATVLAKGIRDNERNGRAKVYVSEEGSEREEMLQVLGPKPALPPGVSDETKVDTANRKLAKLYKVSNGAGNMAVSLVADENPFSQAALGTDDCFILDHGTDGKIFVWKGKSANSEEKKAALKTASEFIDKMGYPKHTQVQVLPESGETPLFKQFFKNWRDKDQTEGLGQAYVSGHVAKIEKVPFDAATLHTSKAMAAQHGMEDDGSGRKQIWRIEGSEKVPVNPATYGQFYGGDSYIILYNYQHAGKQGQIIYTWQGADSTQDEIATSAFLTVQLDEELGGSPVQKRVVQGKEPPHLMSMFGGKPLIVYKGGTSREGGQTAPAETRLFQVRSSTSGATRAVELDPAASQLNSNDAFVLKTPSAAYLWVGQGASDTEKSGAQELLKILGARPVQVSEGREPDNFWAALGGKAPYRTSPRLKDKKMDAHPPRLFACSNKSGRFTIEEVPGDLTQDDLATDDVMLLDTWDQVFVWIGKDAHEEEKTEALKSAKRYIETDPASRDKRTPVTVVKQGFEPPTFSGWFLGWDDDYWAVDPLERAMADVDV; this is translated from the exons ATGGTGGAACACGCTGAGTTTTCGAAGGCTGGGAAGGAACCTGGCCTTCAGATCTGGAGGATCGAGAAATTTGATTTGGTACCAGTGCCAAAAAATCTGTATGGAGACTTCTTCACAGGAGATTCCTATCTGGTGCTGAACACCATCAAACAGCGGAGTGGGAACCTCCAGTACGACCTGCATTTCTGGTTAG GAGATGAAAGCTCACAAGATGAGCGTGGGGCAGCTGCCATATTCACTGTCCAGATGGATGACTACCTTCAAGGGAAGGCTGTTCAGCACCGTGAAGTACAAGGACACGAGTCCTCAACTTTCCTGGGGTACTTCAAATCTGGCATCAAGTACAAG gCTGGTGGTGTGGCTTCTGGCTTCAGACACGTGGTTCCCAATGAAGTGACTGTGCAGAGGCTTCTGCAGGTCAAAGGCAGGCGAACTGTCCGAGCGACGGAGGTCCCTGTGACCTGGGAGAGCTTTAACACAGGGGACTGCTTCATCCTTGATCTCGGCAGT AACATCTTCCAGTGGTGTGGCTCCAACAGCAACCGCCAGGAACGGCTGAAGGCCACTGTCCTGGCCAAGGGGATTCGGGACAATGAGCGGAATGGTCGTGCCAAGGTCTATGTTTCGGAGGAAGGATCAGAGCGGGAGGAAATGCTTCAG GTCCTGGGACCAAAGCCTGCTTTGCCACCAGGAGTTTCTGATGAGACCAAAGTTGATACAGCCAACAGAAAGCTGGCTAAGCTCTACAAG GTCTCCAATGGGGCTGGGAACATGGCAGTCTCCCTGGTGGCAGACGAGAACCCCTTctcccaggcagccctgggtACAGATGACTGCTTCATTCTGGACCATGGCACAGATGGAAAGATCTTCGTTTGGAAAG gcaAGAGTGCCAACTCTGAGGAGAAGAaggcagcactgaaaacagCTTCTGAGTTCATTGATAAGATGGGTTATCCAAAACATACCCAG GTCCAAGTCCTCCCTGAGAGTGGTGAGACCCCGTTGTTTAAGCAATTCTTCAAGAACTGGCGGGACAAAGACCAGACAGAAGGACTGGGGCAGGCTTATGTTTCTGGTCACGTTGCCAAGATCGAGAAAGTACCTTTTGATGCTGCCACCCTGCACACCTCCAAGGCCATGGCTGCCCAGCACGGAATGGAGGATGACGGCTCTGGCAGGAAACAG ATTTGGAGAATAGAAGGCTCAGAGAAAGTGCCGGTGAATCCTGCGACGTACGGGCAGTTCTACGGAGGGGACAGCTACATTATCTTGTACAATTACCAGCACgctgggaagcagggacagATCATTTACACTTG GCAGGGCGCCGATTCCACTCAAGATGAAATTGCAACCTCTGCATTCCTCACAGTACAGCTGGATgaggagctgggaggcagcCCAGTGCag aaacGAGTGGTGCAAGGAAAAGAGCCTCCTCATCTGATGAGCATGTTTGGTGGAAAGCCCTTGATTGTTTACAAGGGTGGAACCTCGAGGGAAGGAGGTCAGACAGCACCTGCAGAGACGCGGCTGTTCCAGGTCCGATCCAGCACCTCGGGAGCTACCAGAGCCGTAGAG ctggaTCCTGCTGCCAGTCAGCTGAACTCCAATGATGCCTTTGTCCTGAAAACTCCCTCTGCTGCTTACCTTTGGGTTGGCCAAGGAGCCAGCGACACTGAGAAATCAGGAGCCCAAGAGCTGCTGAAGATACTGGGAGCTCGCCCAGTACAGGTTTCTGAGGGCAGAGAgccag ataatttctgGGCAGCTTTGGGTGGAAAAGCTCCTTACCGTACCTCTCCCCGGCTGAAGGACAAGAAGATGGATGCTCACCCCCCTCGTCTTTTTGCATGCTCCAACAAGAGTGGGCGCTTCACC ATTGAAGAAGTTCCTGGAGATCTGACTCAGGACGACCTTGCCACAGACGACGTTATGCTCCTTGACACGTGGGATCAG gtCTTTGTATGGATCGGGAAAGATGCCCACgaagaagaaaagactgaggCACTGAAATCTG CTAAAAGGTACATTGAAACTGACCCTGCCAGCCGCGACAAGAGAACGCCGGTGACCGTGGTGAAGCAAGGCTTCGAGCCACCGACCTTTTCCGGCTGGTTCCTGGGCTGGGACGACGACTACTGGGCTGTTGATCCTCTAGAGAGAGCAATGGCAGATGTGGACGTCTAA
- the GSN gene encoding gelsolin isoform X1: protein MGKRDLSYIFLTIFCVVALKLNSVSSMSVAGLGYVVTAAVVLSAVPVSMVEHAEFSKAGKEPGLQIWRIEKFDLVPVPKNLYGDFFTGDSYLVLNTIKQRSGNLQYDLHFWLGDESSQDERGAAAIFTVQMDDYLQGKAVQHREVQGHESSTFLGYFKSGIKYKAGGVASGFRHVVPNEVTVQRLLQVKGRRTVRATEVPVTWESFNTGDCFILDLGSNIFQWCGSNSNRQERLKATVLAKGIRDNERNGRAKVYVSEEGSEREEMLQVLGPKPALPPGVSDETKVDTANRKLAKLYKVSNGAGNMAVSLVADENPFSQAALGTDDCFILDHGTDGKIFVWKGKSANSEEKKAALKTASEFIDKMGYPKHTQVQVLPESGETPLFKQFFKNWRDKDQTEGLGQAYVSGHVAKIEKVPFDAATLHTSKAMAAQHGMEDDGSGRKQIWRIEGSEKVPVNPATYGQFYGGDSYIILYNYQHAGKQGQIIYTWQGADSTQDEIATSAFLTVQLDEELGGSPVQKRVVQGKEPPHLMSMFGGKPLIVYKGGTSREGGQTAPAETRLFQVRSSTSGATRAVELDPAASQLNSNDAFVLKTPSAAYLWVGQGASDTEKSGAQELLKILGARPVQVSEGREPDNFWAALGGKAPYRTSPRLKDKKMDAHPPRLFACSNKSGRFTIEEVPGDLTQDDLATDDVMLLDTWDQVFVWIGKDAHEEEKTEALKSAKRYIETDPASRDKRTPVTVVKQGFEPPTFSGWFLGWDDDYWAVDPLERAMADVDV from the exons ATGGGCAAACGGGACTTGAGTTATATTTTTCTCACCATCTTTTGTGTGGTGGCTCTGAAGCTGAACTCTGTTAGCTCCATGTCTGTTGCAGGGCTCGGATATGTTGTTACAGCAGCTGTTGTGCTTTCAGCTGTG CCTGTCAGCATGGTGGAACACGCTGAGTTTTCGAAGGCTGGGAAGGAACCTGGCCTTCAGATCTGGAGGATCGAGAAATTTGATTTGGTACCAGTGCCAAAAAATCTGTATGGAGACTTCTTCACAGGAGATTCCTATCTGGTGCTGAACACCATCAAACAGCGGAGTGGGAACCTCCAGTACGACCTGCATTTCTGGTTAG GAGATGAAAGCTCACAAGATGAGCGTGGGGCAGCTGCCATATTCACTGTCCAGATGGATGACTACCTTCAAGGGAAGGCTGTTCAGCACCGTGAAGTACAAGGACACGAGTCCTCAACTTTCCTGGGGTACTTCAAATCTGGCATCAAGTACAAG gCTGGTGGTGTGGCTTCTGGCTTCAGACACGTGGTTCCCAATGAAGTGACTGTGCAGAGGCTTCTGCAGGTCAAAGGCAGGCGAACTGTCCGAGCGACGGAGGTCCCTGTGACCTGGGAGAGCTTTAACACAGGGGACTGCTTCATCCTTGATCTCGGCAGT AACATCTTCCAGTGGTGTGGCTCCAACAGCAACCGCCAGGAACGGCTGAAGGCCACTGTCCTGGCCAAGGGGATTCGGGACAATGAGCGGAATGGTCGTGCCAAGGTCTATGTTTCGGAGGAAGGATCAGAGCGGGAGGAAATGCTTCAG GTCCTGGGACCAAAGCCTGCTTTGCCACCAGGAGTTTCTGATGAGACCAAAGTTGATACAGCCAACAGAAAGCTGGCTAAGCTCTACAAG GTCTCCAATGGGGCTGGGAACATGGCAGTCTCCCTGGTGGCAGACGAGAACCCCTTctcccaggcagccctgggtACAGATGACTGCTTCATTCTGGACCATGGCACAGATGGAAAGATCTTCGTTTGGAAAG gcaAGAGTGCCAACTCTGAGGAGAAGAaggcagcactgaaaacagCTTCTGAGTTCATTGATAAGATGGGTTATCCAAAACATACCCAG GTCCAAGTCCTCCCTGAGAGTGGTGAGACCCCGTTGTTTAAGCAATTCTTCAAGAACTGGCGGGACAAAGACCAGACAGAAGGACTGGGGCAGGCTTATGTTTCTGGTCACGTTGCCAAGATCGAGAAAGTACCTTTTGATGCTGCCACCCTGCACACCTCCAAGGCCATGGCTGCCCAGCACGGAATGGAGGATGACGGCTCTGGCAGGAAACAG ATTTGGAGAATAGAAGGCTCAGAGAAAGTGCCGGTGAATCCTGCGACGTACGGGCAGTTCTACGGAGGGGACAGCTACATTATCTTGTACAATTACCAGCACgctgggaagcagggacagATCATTTACACTTG GCAGGGCGCCGATTCCACTCAAGATGAAATTGCAACCTCTGCATTCCTCACAGTACAGCTGGATgaggagctgggaggcagcCCAGTGCag aaacGAGTGGTGCAAGGAAAAGAGCCTCCTCATCTGATGAGCATGTTTGGTGGAAAGCCCTTGATTGTTTACAAGGGTGGAACCTCGAGGGAAGGAGGTCAGACAGCACCTGCAGAGACGCGGCTGTTCCAGGTCCGATCCAGCACCTCGGGAGCTACCAGAGCCGTAGAG ctggaTCCTGCTGCCAGTCAGCTGAACTCCAATGATGCCTTTGTCCTGAAAACTCCCTCTGCTGCTTACCTTTGGGTTGGCCAAGGAGCCAGCGACACTGAGAAATCAGGAGCCCAAGAGCTGCTGAAGATACTGGGAGCTCGCCCAGTACAGGTTTCTGAGGGCAGAGAgccag ataatttctgGGCAGCTTTGGGTGGAAAAGCTCCTTACCGTACCTCTCCCCGGCTGAAGGACAAGAAGATGGATGCTCACCCCCCTCGTCTTTTTGCATGCTCCAACAAGAGTGGGCGCTTCACC ATTGAAGAAGTTCCTGGAGATCTGACTCAGGACGACCTTGCCACAGACGACGTTATGCTCCTTGACACGTGGGATCAG gtCTTTGTATGGATCGGGAAAGATGCCCACgaagaagaaaagactgaggCACTGAAATCTG CTAAAAGGTACATTGAAACTGACCCTGCCAGCCGCGACAAGAGAACGCCGGTGACCGTGGTGAAGCAAGGCTTCGAGCCACCGACCTTTTCCGGCTGGTTCCTGGGCTGGGACGACGACTACTGGGCTGTTGATCCTCTAGAGAGAGCAATGGCAGATGTGGACGTCTAA
- the GSN gene encoding gelsolin isoform X2 — protein MGMTCFKEASLPVSMVEHAEFSKAGKEPGLQIWRIEKFDLVPVPKNLYGDFFTGDSYLVLNTIKQRSGNLQYDLHFWLGDESSQDERGAAAIFTVQMDDYLQGKAVQHREVQGHESSTFLGYFKSGIKYKAGGVASGFRHVVPNEVTVQRLLQVKGRRTVRATEVPVTWESFNTGDCFILDLGSNIFQWCGSNSNRQERLKATVLAKGIRDNERNGRAKVYVSEEGSEREEMLQVLGPKPALPPGVSDETKVDTANRKLAKLYKVSNGAGNMAVSLVADENPFSQAALGTDDCFILDHGTDGKIFVWKGKSANSEEKKAALKTASEFIDKMGYPKHTQVQVLPESGETPLFKQFFKNWRDKDQTEGLGQAYVSGHVAKIEKVPFDAATLHTSKAMAAQHGMEDDGSGRKQIWRIEGSEKVPVNPATYGQFYGGDSYIILYNYQHAGKQGQIIYTWQGADSTQDEIATSAFLTVQLDEELGGSPVQKRVVQGKEPPHLMSMFGGKPLIVYKGGTSREGGQTAPAETRLFQVRSSTSGATRAVELDPAASQLNSNDAFVLKTPSAAYLWVGQGASDTEKSGAQELLKILGARPVQVSEGREPDNFWAALGGKAPYRTSPRLKDKKMDAHPPRLFACSNKSGRFTIEEVPGDLTQDDLATDDVMLLDTWDQVFVWIGKDAHEEEKTEALKSAKRYIETDPASRDKRTPVTVVKQGFEPPTFSGWFLGWDDDYWAVDPLERAMADVDV, from the exons CCTGTCAGCATGGTGGAACACGCTGAGTTTTCGAAGGCTGGGAAGGAACCTGGCCTTCAGATCTGGAGGATCGAGAAATTTGATTTGGTACCAGTGCCAAAAAATCTGTATGGAGACTTCTTCACAGGAGATTCCTATCTGGTGCTGAACACCATCAAACAGCGGAGTGGGAACCTCCAGTACGACCTGCATTTCTGGTTAG GAGATGAAAGCTCACAAGATGAGCGTGGGGCAGCTGCCATATTCACTGTCCAGATGGATGACTACCTTCAAGGGAAGGCTGTTCAGCACCGTGAAGTACAAGGACACGAGTCCTCAACTTTCCTGGGGTACTTCAAATCTGGCATCAAGTACAAG gCTGGTGGTGTGGCTTCTGGCTTCAGACACGTGGTTCCCAATGAAGTGACTGTGCAGAGGCTTCTGCAGGTCAAAGGCAGGCGAACTGTCCGAGCGACGGAGGTCCCTGTGACCTGGGAGAGCTTTAACACAGGGGACTGCTTCATCCTTGATCTCGGCAGT AACATCTTCCAGTGGTGTGGCTCCAACAGCAACCGCCAGGAACGGCTGAAGGCCACTGTCCTGGCCAAGGGGATTCGGGACAATGAGCGGAATGGTCGTGCCAAGGTCTATGTTTCGGAGGAAGGATCAGAGCGGGAGGAAATGCTTCAG GTCCTGGGACCAAAGCCTGCTTTGCCACCAGGAGTTTCTGATGAGACCAAAGTTGATACAGCCAACAGAAAGCTGGCTAAGCTCTACAAG GTCTCCAATGGGGCTGGGAACATGGCAGTCTCCCTGGTGGCAGACGAGAACCCCTTctcccaggcagccctgggtACAGATGACTGCTTCATTCTGGACCATGGCACAGATGGAAAGATCTTCGTTTGGAAAG gcaAGAGTGCCAACTCTGAGGAGAAGAaggcagcactgaaaacagCTTCTGAGTTCATTGATAAGATGGGTTATCCAAAACATACCCAG GTCCAAGTCCTCCCTGAGAGTGGTGAGACCCCGTTGTTTAAGCAATTCTTCAAGAACTGGCGGGACAAAGACCAGACAGAAGGACTGGGGCAGGCTTATGTTTCTGGTCACGTTGCCAAGATCGAGAAAGTACCTTTTGATGCTGCCACCCTGCACACCTCCAAGGCCATGGCTGCCCAGCACGGAATGGAGGATGACGGCTCTGGCAGGAAACAG ATTTGGAGAATAGAAGGCTCAGAGAAAGTGCCGGTGAATCCTGCGACGTACGGGCAGTTCTACGGAGGGGACAGCTACATTATCTTGTACAATTACCAGCACgctgggaagcagggacagATCATTTACACTTG GCAGGGCGCCGATTCCACTCAAGATGAAATTGCAACCTCTGCATTCCTCACAGTACAGCTGGATgaggagctgggaggcagcCCAGTGCag aaacGAGTGGTGCAAGGAAAAGAGCCTCCTCATCTGATGAGCATGTTTGGTGGAAAGCCCTTGATTGTTTACAAGGGTGGAACCTCGAGGGAAGGAGGTCAGACAGCACCTGCAGAGACGCGGCTGTTCCAGGTCCGATCCAGCACCTCGGGAGCTACCAGAGCCGTAGAG ctggaTCCTGCTGCCAGTCAGCTGAACTCCAATGATGCCTTTGTCCTGAAAACTCCCTCTGCTGCTTACCTTTGGGTTGGCCAAGGAGCCAGCGACACTGAGAAATCAGGAGCCCAAGAGCTGCTGAAGATACTGGGAGCTCGCCCAGTACAGGTTTCTGAGGGCAGAGAgccag ataatttctgGGCAGCTTTGGGTGGAAAAGCTCCTTACCGTACCTCTCCCCGGCTGAAGGACAAGAAGATGGATGCTCACCCCCCTCGTCTTTTTGCATGCTCCAACAAGAGTGGGCGCTTCACC ATTGAAGAAGTTCCTGGAGATCTGACTCAGGACGACCTTGCCACAGACGACGTTATGCTCCTTGACACGTGGGATCAG gtCTTTGTATGGATCGGGAAAGATGCCCACgaagaagaaaagactgaggCACTGAAATCTG CTAAAAGGTACATTGAAACTGACCCTGCCAGCCGCGACAAGAGAACGCCGGTGACCGTGGTGAAGCAAGGCTTCGAGCCACCGACCTTTTCCGGCTGGTTCCTGGGCTGGGACGACGACTACTGGGCTGTTGATCCTCTAGAGAGAGCAATGGCAGATGTGGACGTCTAA